TAAACCTTCTCTGATATGGAGAAGCATTTGGAATGCCCGAGATTTGATTAAGGAGGGAATGAGGTGGAGGGTTGGTGATGGCAAGAAGATTCGAATATGGGGACAGAAATGGTTGAATACACCTACTTCATTCTCTGTTCAGTCACCAGTATCAGTGCTTAGAGTGGATTCAACAGTCGAGGAATTAATGGGAGAGAACAAAGGAGAATGGAATGAAGAAAGGATTCAAGCTATCTTTCATGCAGAAGAGGCAAAACAGATTCTAAGTATTCCACTATGCAAAGGCAGAACTGAAGATAAAGTAGTCTGGGGGCCATCCAAGAAAGGGCTGTTTTCTGTAAGAAGTGCCTATTACCTGCAGAGGGACATAATGAGAAGGAACAGAGGGGAGTCTTCTATGGAAAAACAGGTTGATCACAGATGGAAGAAGATATGGGAGCTCGAGGTGCCAAACATGGTGAAGGTTTTCATGTGGAAGGCAGCTAATGACTTACTAGCTACAAAGAAAAACCTATACCAAAAGAAGATAGTGAAGGATCCCAGCTGTCCTATATGCCATAGTGGAGAGGAGTCAGTGATGCATGTACTATGGGAATGCAAAGCAGCAAATGATGTATGGGCAAACAGACTGAGTGAACTGCAGAAATGGCAAAGTGCTGAAGGAAACTTTATGGCTTTATGGGAAAAATTGATGGAAGGGCTTGATAGAGAAAAGTTAGAAGTGATAGCCATTCAGATGAGGAAGGTTTGGCTAAGAAGAAATACCTTTGTGTTTGAGAACAGACTCTTATGCCCAAGCAAACTACTCATATCAGCAGCAGAGGTACTGGAGGAGTTTAAGCTGGCTAACAGAAGGAGAAATGCAGGTGTTCAACCTAAGACACGGCCAGTTCATAATTCAGTTTGGGTTAGGCCTACAGAAAATTTTGTAAAGGTGAATTGGGATGCCTCCTTTGATATTAAGAGGGGGAAAATGGGAATGAGGGTTATAATGAGAGATGTTAATGGAGAGGCTTTGCTTGCAGTATGTGACAGAAAGTTCTATGTACAATCAGCAGAAGTGGCAGAATGCTATGCTCTTTGGAAGGCTCTGAAGGTGTGCAGCGAGTTGAATGCGCAGAAAGTGGTCTTTGAAGGAGATGCTAAAGGAGTCATAACAGCAGTGCAGTGTGATGAAGAAATTTTGTCTGTCATAGGTCCCATAGTTGATGATATTAGGGAGGTTCTGAGTAATAGGAAAGAATGGAGTTTACATTTTGACTATAGAGAAAGGAACAAAGTTGCACATAATTTGGCAAAATTTGCTTTAAgtttagaagaggaaaaaatttGGATAGAGGAAGTACCAGACTGCATTATTCATAGTCTGGATGTCGAAAGGAGATGTAAGAACTTGAATTCTTAAATGAAATTGAGGTCTttatttcagaaaaaaaaaaaaaaaaattgtaacgggagaaaaaagagagtttGTGTAAGTAGAGTTTATAATATTGAAAACAATAATATTCTCTTTTGTGTCGTATAATGTCATTTTAAATCACGgcaattgatgatattttaaatggttttaaagTCAACCATTTAAATAGacaaaaaaattgttatttatCCTCAATGaataattaattttgtaattcCTAATCATGTCAACTGATGtatcatatttttgtaattCCTAATCAGGCCAGTTGGGCATCATTTTCGTGGATCGCATCATTCAAGACAACAAAGTCAAGAACTCATAAAAGTACGTAGCTACTACGCTCTTATCATTTTGATATGAGAGTGAAagattcattttaaattcttttttcttgactgaatgtttattcatttattgatgtgtttgaaaaatagtaCAAGTACTTAACAACCCAAAGTCCCAACCATATAGAATAGCATAATTAAGCCAATCAAAACCTCATGAGTGATGGCCGCTAGctgcaattttctttttctttgttctagAAAAAGGGTTTGATTGGAAATTTGGAGCATAGCCAATGCCGAAATACCCCCCACCTCCTTATCTTTATTTAGTTACGAGTTAGCTTGGCCTTGCCCAAAATGCTTTCGTACCCGTGTATCCATTAGTCAACAATGGTTGCTCAAATTATGCTATCAATCGAGAAAACGTGCTCTGCTCAattcaagatgatgatgatacgGATTCTAGGAACAAACTCATTCGTTTGGATACACATTAGAGATAtttagaataataataaaatttttaaattaaaatgagatgaaataatttataaaaaaatatatatttagataataagatgagatcatgagataatttttaattttttaaatttaaaaaaggtgTGAGTCTCACTATGTATTCACaattgtttatatattatttatgtcaGTTTGTACTGTTTATGTAATATTCATGTcagatttttactatttatatactgtttattattgtttatttaagaagatattttttaaatttaaaaataaaatatagtagATTTAGATTGAAAAAATTAGTGTACTGTACAGATATGGAAAATATCTCATCTGTATTGACCATCCAAACCGGGATTGATCTACCTACCTCGGGTCCCAGTCGGGAAACGTACATTAATTGTAACAAATATCAAGTAATCAGCTCATGATCATTTGTTTGCAAGACTGTACGTACGTGCATGGTCtatgacaaaattatattaatgaaaaCAAATCTAGTAATATTAATCATCAATGTGAAAGTTTAGCAGAAAGATCATatggtaatatatattataaattatttataatatgtgtAACGAATGTCGTAACATGTGGCATCGTGCTTATGCTAACTTTTAAGTAActcttaataaatatatataatgataaaattaaatggagaaactaaaagaaaagcaCCAAATAATTAAAACGTATTAGATATCTCCAAAAACAGCCCTACcttttaatgttttttattttttttcagagTACCACGAACCATAGTGATCCTGGGTGATCATCTTCTATATGTTCATCCATATCGTAGTTAAAGAGCTTATAATATATGGCAGGCAAATTGATAAAGAAACATGTTATTTATTATCAATTATGTCAACTTCAATTACAATCATCATCAATGTGTCATAttaatttaagttatttttttattttaataattaacttgtaaaattatttttaaaatgtgtgATCGCATTAATACTTATgattacttaaaaataataataataataataataataataataataaatagcttTATTAGTTGGAAAATGAATTAAAACACTAATTGATAGTTCTCTCTTTATGTCTAAACGAATAATAGATCAAGAAGAACCTAAGCGAGATATATAGAAACATTCATGTCGACTGGACAGCCAAGGAAAAGTCTATCTTTACGATAGATAGTACTAAACGAACTACCTCTCATTAATTGCCCAGATCGAAGAACCATTCCTAATCCTAAAGGCCAATATCAAAGTTATAATATCTATGTGATCGACACGTCGATCCATGTGAGAACCATgatacacctttttttttttaatagtgattcatgatatgtatttttcatgtcagTAATATGGCCTGAATATTATACATCTTGAGTAATGGCACCAACGCCTTTTACCCTATTTGAATGGGACGACATGCAGTTGAGACCACGTTGGTTCACGAAAGTGTCGTAACGATGGCTATGGTCCTCGCTTGCTTCAACTCATACGAGTGTGTCTCAATCATGGCAgcaagtattatatattattgtacTAGATCTTATTACCTAGCTAGCTGGCATccttacgatttttttttttatataattaaaatatttacgtgACTAAAGAGTACTGGAATACGCAATAATTACTCTTTTCTGTTTACCCAGCGAACCACATCTACCCATTTGCACGCACAACACGCGGCGGTCAACCGCACTCTCGTCATGAGCCCCCTACGCAGGTTTACGGTTAACGGCTAATATagcatgaacaaaaaaaaatatcgaGCTACTCGTTCTACACCGATGATCTAACGCCACCACACGTGTCGCCCATCCAGCGATAGCTCCAACGCTGTGGTAATCAGACTATTAACAGCTCGAGATCGAGcttttaacatctttattaCATAAATGCATGTCCATTTCAAGCTTACGTACTAAGTTGTCTTATACTCCGGAGTTTTGAGCTCCGTGCATGTgtaattagctagctagctgattGGCTTGATATTTTTTCCCAGAGTTCAATGGTTTGCTTCTGTTTTATGGTGGATCAGAAGAGGAAGGTGAGGAGCACGAAGCCGGTGGCCGGAACTTGCTCCCGGTGCGGTGGAGGAGCCAGCGTCGGCGACATGATAACGGCGACACGGTTTTGTTATGTACCGATTCATTGGAAGTCTTGGAAAGCTATCATATGTACTTTCTGTGGAGCTATTCTTAAATCTTACAGATGAACAACTTCAAGCTGTACGGTGAGCTTTGTAGCTTTCTGAATTCATATTCTAGTTCGCTTTCTGTGtggaaaataattaattaatcaaggTGGAATTATTACCCTAACTGGGTGATTGATTATTAGGTTTTTTGTGCtttgcattttttgtttttgttctttcagAGTGAGTGTCATGGTGTTTTTGTGGAGGTTCTTCCCGGCGTAAAAAATGTCATCAACTCCAGCTTGTTCTGGAAGAAGTACAAGTACCCTGGCCGCCTCTTCTTTTCTCCAGCTTTCGTTTGTTTGGCTCTTAATTAAGTGATTTTATAAATTTCGAATAATCAAATCGTTTTTGGTTGTATTCTTTTCTCCAGCTTTCGTTTGTTCAGTTCTATGTAATTTTGCTTCATTCTCGCTTCTGTTTTGGGGACtgaataataaaagtcttaacCAACTTCCtattttttgttggaaaatatatagttgtaagtataattgcgcactaatctgtacatcaatgtaatataattggtcaaaaaatagattttattaaaaatagtattaatttaaattttaagtatgaataaatcagtatgatatacagattagtgtgtgactataattatatatagtaaaattcttttttgtttctagaGAGGAGTAACAACGTTAATTATCCATTCCGCCTCCCAAATCAAAGGAAGCTGCACATCACATGATAAGATCAACctccttttaacttttaaatatcGAACAGGCCAGGTTGGTTCACGACAACATCTAATAACCGGTCAGTCCATTATGTCTCAAATAACAGTCCCCAATATATGAGTGACACGTAGACATTCTAAATTAATCCTCACCACACATCAGATCTGAAATTTCCAAATCGATTCGTCACCTCTCACATGGAAAGAAAATCTCCTCCAGAGTATCCTCTTCTCCAGACCAACACACTGCCTTCTCCACTGCAAGCCTTCTCTCCAAAGCATCGTCTTTCTCCATTGAGCTTCCctccgcccccccccccccccccgacgGTGCAAGAAAATCGCATTCGCTGCTTGTCTGTGATTGGCCAAATCAAGTACTACATGTATGTTTTTGACTAATTCTTATATGCCCAAGATCGACGTCCTTCTCTGCTTGTGTTTTATCTCAAGTGTATTTTATGCTTAAAATTGCAATAAGTGTATTTTATGCCCAGGATCGTCTACTGCTTGTTTGAGTGCAAGTCTCTACATATCATACAAACATCATCTTGCAAGTATCTATATCTCATGCTCtttattatacaaaatttgttAATACCAGCAAATTGTAAACGTATTCTGTACATGAAAGCTTATAGATGACTATTTGAAGCAAATTGTAActgtattttaatttctttttctcttctttggtGGTTTGACGCTTTTTTAGATGACCATTTGAAGATGGAGGGTTGGTGCATGGAACGTGTTCGACGGGTGACGAAATTGGTGATGGGAGATTGATGATGGTATCGTGCGACGGTGGGCGACGGAAACTACAGTGTGCGATGGTTTTTTGAATAGGGCTCAATTCAATTTCTGAAGGGGTGAGGAGAAGATGTGTTTTATCATCTAGCGTGATGAGCCTATTGTAATTTATGTGAAATTGCTAATGTGGCAAAATGTTACTGAAGGGCTATTAATGTCTCAATGTCGAATGGATCGCTGCAAAGCATTTCTATTATAATTAATGTGCCTTAAGAACTTTAGCACAAGATGACCATAATGAACAGTCTCAAAattaagcaaaaagaaaaatagctaAAACTCAGAACTACATTGGTAGAATCCCAAAAAGGCCAAAAAAGGCTGCCTTAATCCATAACTTTCTACTTAATACTAGATCATATTTGGCCCTTTCACAAAAACATCATACACAGCAGAGCTTTCAAAAATTCTTCTCGAAATTTTTGGGATCGGTTTGATAAgtgagaagaaaattttaaattttaagatgaaatattttaatattattattattttgagatttgaaaaatttaaaaaaaaattaaattatttattatattttatattaaaatttaaaaaaattgtaatgatgagataaaaattttatgttgtCAAATTGAACCTATTCAACCTAATGTCACGTGACTCTCCTCTCTTTTATTTGAGTCTTTTAAATtcgaataatattataaaagaaactCTTTTCAATCACATAGTTAGAAGGCTTCCATACTATATTTTACAAATCATGGAGGAGTAATTATCAGATAATCTCAAAACATAGACATATGATACTAaccttttataaatataaatacattaCATTATCTTCATATCACACGAGATATATATGTTGAATTTGTAGAGTCTGGTTGATCTACTCGATCGAGTGaataatgtaaaaaattaaaaattataatttttgttgtgTGACAGTAATATGTACTTAATAAACAATGAAGTAGTTTTGAGGGTTTTGAATAATGAGATTTcgcttcaaaatatattttatgttttttaataacaaTTAAATCATTTGCACATCTCGTTAAAGGTAGGCACATTAATTAATGTGTGTCGTACGTGTGTGCTTAATTcttgtatttttgtaattatttcacTGTCTCATTTTCGATGTTCGTGGATGTGATTCATTTCacaacaatatcattaaaatcgGTTGTAGTCAtcttatgtatttttaatgctGTCATGTGATAAATCATAGTGGGTGCAAATTAATAAGcgttgttatatataatcaattttgtatatttattatactttctATCTATATGAGTGattaaaataagtattttatattaaaaaatatcataattatcCACATTAGTAGAATGGAGAAGGATGAACTGTAAAACCATAGTTATTCACCGTAGAGTACTGCAATTGTCGATCACTAGCTAGCTTGGTGTAGGCTGGCTCATCAATTATGGGTAATCAATTATTTTGTCCAAGGCCAATGATAAGATGGTATATGACAACAGCATAACTCAATTACAGTTAAAATTGTGAAAAGCGATACTCATCCTCTACCTTACCGGCCTAGCAGCTGGCTGCATACCGTCTCGTGGGTTTATGTGTGATTAATGCACTTAATCCAAAAAGACTCAGTGCTCGATTGGCTAATATTGTATGTTTAacgctcttttattttattttattttatttttttgtaattttccatTTGCCGTCCATGACTCATGAATCTGTCAATCTCCTTCCCACCCTTATCAACGATAAAGTAGCCAAAGGCTTATTATGAAAATAAGTAGGGGTGTTCTTCCGACTCGAGCCGACCCGGATTTTGCATTTCCGACCCTACCCGGAGATGCCACTTCCAAATTGAGCTTCTGCTTCCGATATTCCGTAACCCGATTTGTCGAAATAAAACGGAATCCGATTGGGATCGCTTATTCCGATCATAATTAGAATAGTAGAAGCCAAAAAAGGTAAAGAATTACATAATTAGAATTGCTTGTAAAATTAGACCAACCAAAGAAAAAAGCACAAAATTGGAAAAGCAAGAACTTCAACCAAACTTGCAGGATCCGAAGAAAATATTCATGATTGGAGGGGTTGGTGTCAGCAGCTGTGCCAAAAATTCCTCACTTAAGCCAAACTCACAGAAGAAGGCCTCTGAGATAAATTGTCAATACTCATCGACTGTATATTACAGTACCAAAATTATCCAAAAAATTATAACAGTTTTTCCATCAAAACAATCGACAATTGAGAAACAAATGGAAATAACAGATCAAAACTTGCCTTTGAAGAACAACAACTTATTAAcagaagctctctctctctctctctctctctctctctctctcccccttcttGCTTTAGATCAGATATATAGAAAGAGGTGAAACCGAGACAAACAAATCCTTCGAGCAAGCGAGCTGCGGTCTGCGAGGGAGATGCGAGAGAAAACGAGCTGCAAGCTGGAGCCTGTGAGATAGAGAAACTTAAGCAAGTTGTGACGGGCCGACGGCGAGGGTGAGGTTAGAGAAAAGTGTCTGCGAGCTGCGAGGGATGGTGGGAGAGGTCAGAGACTCcgatggggaaaaaaaaatttattaacttCACTTTAGGGGAAGTAGGTGATTTATTATTCGGTAATCGGTTATTAACCGATCCGAACCAAAAAAAATCTGGAACAAAGCGGAAGTCTTCCGTTTCCGTTCTTTCTCAATACGGGTCGGTTAAATCGGGTCGATTATTTCGGAaatttcgggtcgggtcggcTGACCGGTTAAAATGAACAGTCCTAAAAATAAGTACGGGCTCCAGTGAAGACTGTTCAGTATTCAGGCCCAATTTCAATGATGGGCCTAATTTCGCAAAGGCAGTCACTGACTGGCATGATGAAGTTCTCgttcataactttttttttgaataaaaataaaatgaaagaggCCCAAGTTTATTTGGGTTGGAATGGTTCGAATTGCGCCCATACTATTTAGCAATATTTCTTGAGTGCTATATCGAAATTATTACAATTAGTACAGAactgttttttatattaatgtcCTCGTTACGTACGCGGAAGTACCCGAAGTAAATTCCACTCAGAAGCCGATCAGAACTCCGAAGGGTGGAGAAGAGCGGGCCCACAATCGAAAGGCACTAGATGACGTGACATCCATAGGCATGACGTCACCCACGTTGCATTCACCTGCCTGACAGTTGTGGGAGTTGTACCCTTCGTTATCCGTTATGTTTTCGGTCCAATCACTCGCTCCTCCCGCCAGGTGGAAAAAATCAAATTacgaaagaaataaaaatgagttttattatatataaaaaaaagttatctattaatttatatattaatattaatttttttatatttaaaatataaattaatattttttaataaaattcattttttaattaattatattaaattgatatatatattagtgcacaaat
This Carya illinoinensis cultivar Pawnee chromosome 11, C.illinoinensisPawnee_v1, whole genome shotgun sequence DNA region includes the following protein-coding sequences:
- the LOC122281987 gene encoding uncharacterized protein LOC122281987, with the protein product MVCFCFMVDQKRKVRSTKPVAGTCSRCGGGASVGDMITATRFCYVPIHWKSWKAIICTFCGAILKSYR